Below is a window of Herminiimonas arsenicoxydans DNA.
CAGTTGATACCGGTACGTGACAATACGACGCCGCTGCCGAACTCGTGATAGATACTTTGAATGAACGAAACCGCGCGTCCTTCGCCGTCGATCACACCCATCCAGATGGTATCGCCCGGTCCTTTGCCTTTGCCCCACGGCAGTGCCTTGTCGATGCGGATCTTCGCAACATACGGTGCCAGGAACTCTTCCGCCAACAGGGATTGCGGATCCACTTTCATGTAGGCAGGATCGGCCACATATTGATCGCGAATGGCAAAAGCCTGCTTGGTCGCTTCAACTGTCAAATGGATATATTCCGGACTGTCCTGCTGATATTGCGCCAGATTCAGCTTGTCCAGGATCGCCAGAATAATCAGCGAAACCACGCCCTGCGTTGGCGGCGCCGTATTGTAAATGTCGGCGAGACTATGCTGCAGATGCACCGGTTCGCAGGTACGCGCATGATAGGCATGCAAATCGTCCAGCGTAATCGGATTGCCGATCTCAGCCAGATCCGCAGCGATATCATTGGCCAACGCACCGCGATAGAAGCTATCCAGGCCATCAGCGACCAGAGCCCGCAAGGTCTTGCCCATACGCGGCTGTTTAAAGAGACTGCCAGCCTGCGGTGGTATTCCATCCACCAGGAAGGTGTCGCTAAAGCCGGGCTGCATGACCAGCTCATCGAACTTGGCGCTTGTGCTTGCGTATTGCGATGCTGTTACAGGGATGCCTGCTTCTGCGTAATGGATCGCGTCTTGCAACAGGTCGCCCAATGACTGTTTTCCACCCCAGGTCGCGCTGATATTCAAGGCTTCCTGCCAGCCGCCGATCGTGCCAGCCATCGTGTTGCCTGCAATCGGACCGCGCATCGGAATGCTGGTCAACTGACGACTGCTATAGAACTCTCTCGACACACCGGCGCCCACGACGCCACATGCTTCGATTGCCTGCACCGGTTTGCCAGGTTCCGAGATCACCCAGAAGCCATCGCCA
It encodes the following:
- a CDS encoding Gamma-glutamyltransferase (Evidence 2b : Function of strongly homologous gene; Product type e : enzyme), translated to MLNTTHATRGMAVAPHSLASQAALSVLRNGGNAIEAMVAAASTIAVVYPHMNGIGGDGFWVISEPGKPVQAIEACGVVGAGVSREFYSSRQLTSIPMRGPIAGNTMAGTIGGWQEALNISATWGGKQSLGDLLQDAIHYAEAGIPVTASQYASTSAKFDELVMQPGFSDTFLVDGIPPQAGSLFKQPRMGKTLRALVADGLDSFYRGALANDIAADLAEIGNPITLDDLHAYHARTCEPVHLQHSLADIYNTAPPTQGVVSLIILAILDKLNLAQYQQDSPEYIHLTVEATKQAFAIRDQYVADPAYMKVDPQSLLAEEFLAPYVAKIRIDKALPWGKGKGPGDTIWMGVIDGEGRAVSFIQSIYHEFGSGVVLSRTGINWQNRGCSFSLDPNNINSLEPGKKPFHTLNPALARFKDGRTMVYGTMGGDGQPQTQAAVFTRYAVFNQAVQQAVTAPRWLLGRTWGQSSESLKVESRFTDGLIRRLRSLGHDVDVLGEFDELVGHAGAIVRDPSGVFAGGADPRSNGTVAGF